AACTTCGTGTTCAATGCCCGTCTTTTGTGGTCGGATGAACGCACCGAGCTTGATCCTGTCTTCTAATCTGATGTTGATCTTGAGATCCATTGTGTTTTACTTCTGTCGCAATTGAATGTTTCTTTACTTAATTATCATCATGTATAAGTACAAATGCTATACTTAGGTTCCTACTTACTTGTTGTTACATGCTTCGGTAAAATGATGAGACAGGCACCCTCGCGCGAGGGCGCGAACCCGATCTAGTAAATTACTACTCTAGCTCCCCTACTATCTATGTTGGGCTGAGCAACCTATTTCTTTCTACCTATTAACGAATGATCGATAGTCACCCCACGTGTTTGTGAAAAAGACCAGTGACGTGTCAGTTAGATGGCACGCCAACACTAGTGACAGCACCAGTGGCATGACACATAGACCACACGGCACTACTAACATATACCTGGTCAGGACACTTGGTTGTGCAAATTACCGGTGACGGCGATGGAAAATGATGCGCCACTAATTAAGATTGAGTGCAAGCATTTGTTCACTAATGAAGAGGCCGTCATTGATCTAAAAAGTGTGTGTGCAGTTCGGATAAGAGCCATACGACTTTTCAATAGGAGTTAACGTACGACCCTCTAAGTAGAAGACCTGACGGATTTGAGAGTTGAGACACGAAGCGTGCACACACCGACAAACGTCAAAAGGAAACGTTCTTAACTTTTTTCTTTGACATGAAAATGTCCTTATAAGTTAGTTATAAGAAATGTTCTTAACTAACCTGACCTCTCAACAGCCAGGAAAATATGCGTCCCCATCTGCCACTGGTGACCACATCAATCAGCTGCTTGGTCTAGCTATTATATTAGTACAAAATAGCTAGCCCCAGTCCAGCTTATACATGGCCGATTCATACATCAGTCAAGTCAACCCCATGTAACCATCAGGGTTAGTGAGAGCTCTCATCTTCTAAAAACTCAAGGTTAGCTCGCTATTTGTGTATTCATTACCGACGCCCTCTGATTAATTCCACTGCGAACTGAACGTCGACGATTGGTGGCAACTACCGGCCGGTGTACGTAAGCTAGTAATGTTCCCGTGAAGCACAAGGCTAGTCGACAACATATGCTTCGAATGCCCACCTATATAAGCAGCATCATGCTCGAACTATATACAGCAGCTAGCAGGCATTCCCGACCCACCGGTCAATCACCTCCCACTTCTCATCTTCCATTCTTAGTCAGGCACTGGAGCTAGCTTCAAACAATGGCGGCTGGTGCTCAGAAGCTGCAAGTTCTGGTGGTTTCTGCCTTGCTGTTGCTCCTAGCTGTGGAGTGCCAGGCAAGCCCTCTGCAGATCGGGTTCTACCACGACAGGTGCCCCCAGGCGGAGGCGGTCGTCAAGGGCGTCATGATGGACGCCATCTCCCAGAACCCCGGCAATGGGGCCGCCTTGATCCGCATGCTCTTCCACGACTGCTTCGTCGAGGTACGTACTACTCCCTGTAAGAAATAAATTGCCTAGCTTGTTCAAGAATTCGTCCGATTAACCAGTTAATTTATTGATTAATCCTTACTCGCAGAGTCAGCGAGTAGCCGATAAACTGATAAATCGATCGATTAATTGATTAAATAGCCGATTAACTTGCTGATTAGCCTACTAATCCCCTATTCATGAGCCAACCGAGTAACTACCAGCTAATGATTTTCTTAACAATTACAATGCAAACATGCATGTATACATTTATAGTTGATTGATTTTGTCAAATCGTCGGTGGTCACCTAGGGGTGTGACGCTTCGGTCCTCCTAGACCCGACCCCGTTCAGCCCGACGCCGGAGAAGCTCAGCGCACCCAACAATCCCTCCCTACGCGGCTTCGAGCTGATCGACGCCATCAAGGACGCCCTCGAGGCGGCCTGCCCGGGCATGGTCTCCTGCGCCGACATCATCGCTTTCTCAGCCCGTGACGCGTCCTGCATCCTCAGCGGGGGCAAGGTGGACTTTGAGGTGCCGTCCGGCCGCCGCGACGGCACCTTCTCCAACGCCTCCGAGCCGGTCAAGTTCCTCGTCCCACCCACGTCCAACCTCAGCGACCTCGTGGACAGCTTCGTCGTCAAGGGCCTCGATGTGGAGGACCTGGTCATCCTCTCCGGCGCACACACCATCGGTCGCTCCCACTGCTCCGCCTTCGTGCCCGACCGCCTCAACGTCACCTCCGACATCGACGGCGGCCTCGCCGCATTCCTGCGTGGCCAGTGCCCCGCGGACGCCGCCCCGGGTGGCAACGACCCGACGGTGATGCAGGACGTGGTGACCCCGAACGACCTGGACAAGCAGTACTACAACAACGTGCTGTCGCGCACGGTGCTCTTCACCTCCGACGCGGCGCTCCTGACGTCGGAGGAGACGGCGAGGATGGTGATGGACAACGCCAACATCCCCGGGTGGTGGGAGGACAGGTTCGAGAAGGCCATGGTGAAGATGGCCGGCATCGAGGTCAAGACCGGCGACCAGGGACAGATCAGGAAGAACTGCCGCGCAATCAACTAAGTACGACGTGCATGCATGGTGAAGGATCACTCCATCTCCAGTTTGGTTGTTTTAGCATCCATCATTGTTGTCTTTTTTTGTTGTTATTCCTTGGTTCAATTCTCGTCAACTGAATTGTTCGTCTACATATGTAAATGCGCTGCAAGCCAATGTtctttcatttgggaaaataaagTTACACTTTTGCTGTAACATGTTTTGAACAAAGATTTTGCATCTTCGACCATGACATCTCAACGCCCACTACTAGAAAATTGGTCGTTGCCGAGAGTCAAATCACGAAAGCTCGACAAAAAAATACGTAAGCGAGTATGTTTCTCGGCAACATGCCCGACTCGGCAGATGCATGCCGTTGTCGAGACTTGAGAGCCAGGTAAAGGGAACTTGGCAAACAAAATACACTCGGCTTATACAGACTACGCCGAGTTTTTTTTTTATACAGACTACGCCGAGTTTATACCACGTGGCGACAAGGGTAGTTGGTGTGTACTCCGTTACGGCAGACTGAGTTTTTCGAGCTCCCGCATTATGGAAGTCGGCATAGTTTTCGTCATACATTCATTATTTTTCTTTGCACCATGTAGACGGTTTTGCCGAGTTCCCGACCCCAAGGCAGTCGTCGAAGAGTTCTTATATATAGGTACAATCCGCGACTTATTTGACCTAAAATATTTCTTATACATACCGAACCGCTGCCGACTCCTCCTCCCCACCGTTGTCGTACCGCTCACATCTGCCCGCACCCCCGTCGCTTCTCCTCCGGCCGTCTCCCCTGGCCGCCCGCTCCTCCCCGCCGACGTTTGCTCCTCCCCTCCCAGTGGCGCACTCCGGCTGAAACCCCGCGCGCGTCCCGAAAGACCTCTTCCATGCAAGATTCTCCCCATTTGAAAATTTAAAACATTTGTAGCTCAAACCGCCGGTCCGGTTTAAGATTcattttcaccattaaatccgccGTGACGAGACCTTTAAAActagttttttttgggggggggggggggggggaagagaaAATTATCATTACTCAAGGAGGATTCTCAATGAGAGCTAGGTGTACAA
This sequence is a window from Aegilops tauschii subsp. strangulata cultivar AL8/78 chromosome 7, Aet v6.0, whole genome shotgun sequence. Protein-coding genes within it:
- the LOC109756145 gene encoding peroxidase 2-like produces the protein MAAGAQKLQVLVVSALLLLLAVECQASPLQIGFYHDRCPQAEAVVKGVMMDAISQNPGNGAALIRMLFHDCFVEGCDASVLLDPTPFSPTPEKLSAPNNPSLRGFELIDAIKDALEAACPGMVSCADIIAFSARDASCILSGGKVDFEVPSGRRDGTFSNASEPVKFLVPPTSNLSDLVDSFVVKGLDVEDLVILSGAHTIGRSHCSAFVPDRLNVTSDIDGGLAAFLRGQCPADAAPGGNDPTVMQDVVTPNDLDKQYYNNVLSRTVLFTSDAALLTSEETARMVMDNANIPGWWEDRFEKAMVKMAGIEVKTGDQGQIRKNCRAIN